In Candidatus Methanomethylophilus alvi Mx1201, a genomic segment contains:
- a CDS encoding DUF5817 domain-containing protein yields MYGIVQCFSCSRPRIIELKGKTSECPYCGNKDPVKDMKVHFRSDDQAEIRAAFNRFTGFEGSIEKKRARSDTDPYSSLVYRYEHCSSLDEKMEVLSKGLTELYGTFTLEDVEKLEPKNAEKMLKAMLDGCIVYETKYGHYKA; encoded by the coding sequence ATGTACGGCATAGTCCAATGCTTCTCATGCAGCAGACCTAGGATCATCGAACTCAAAGGAAAGACCAGCGAATGCCCCTATTGCGGCAACAAGGACCCCGTCAAGGACATGAAGGTCCATTTCAGATCCGACGACCAGGCCGAGATAAGGGCCGCATTCAACAGATTCACCGGGTTCGAGGGATCCATCGAAAAGAAACGTGCCAGATCCGACACCGACCCCTATTCGTCCCTGGTCTATAGATACGAGCACTGCTCATCCCTCGACGAGAAGATGGAGGTCCTGTCCAAAGGTCTGACGGAACTATACGGGACATTCACCTTGGAGGACGTCGAGAAACTCGAACCCAAGAACGCCGAGAAGATGCTCAAGGCCATGCTCGACGGCTGTATCGTATACGAGACCAAATACGGACACTACAAGGCCTGA
- a CDS encoding phosphoadenosine phosphosulfate reductase domain-containing protein has translation MAYVQVNAANGKEVRRWCDGCGTLLLGGRCSICGSPGREFEINSPGDIRPCMGDSVGILEGLLEEAFGTAAPIENKSVFFNKVPGEDRTDEVVAHGQVIAVLRFDIAADRLRIELRQPGAELFAPVATKNVVTISGVSGHLKGKGIAGENVSDVLGHFADGDPIIVRKALKVGPGVAMADSDSMRSAEKALRVRDLNAPSDMPLSPDADRDTFVRANRDHLKGLEGTAVREIRGFVKNVRLPVTVSFSGGKDSLAAYGLTAKAVGDPDLLFTDTGLEFPETLEYVKAFAEKNGLRLHTADAKDGFWKNVDTFGPPAKDFRWCCKVCKLGPITDLIARDFPKGTVTCEGNRSLESFSRAGTELVTRNPFVPNQTNLNPVRDWCAAEIWGYIWMKGLDYNPLYERDFERIGCYLCASCLASEWRNTSRIHPEMYSDWERYLHDYAKRRGLPPEYIDMGFWRWKVLPPKMRQLAEGLELRMVPEGGDGLSMKMLKGASVCVAGGYSMEAVATVPRNRDFSYVEDSLRTVGEVKYSPEFEIALVRTKYGRARLFGGGQVSVTAADAQSAERMFEKAVKALIRAELCTSCGICARSCPHKAIRIKGGMRVDPASCTSCGKCEKACMVVHYYDKIMAGKTAPAPESCPSPRRVGKAQHVGGTVRGDKGPRKDSRGGRPGGGRKGRGDARSDGGRGPRTRRRD, from the coding sequence ATGGCTTATGTACAGGTCAACGCCGCCAACGGGAAGGAGGTCCGCAGGTGGTGCGACGGGTGTGGGACGCTCCTCCTGGGGGGCAGATGCTCCATATGCGGTTCCCCCGGAAGGGAGTTCGAGATAAACAGCCCCGGCGACATAAGGCCGTGCATGGGCGACAGCGTAGGCATCCTGGAAGGTCTTCTGGAGGAGGCGTTCGGGACCGCGGCCCCCATCGAGAACAAATCCGTATTCTTCAACAAGGTCCCCGGTGAGGACCGTACCGACGAGGTCGTGGCCCACGGGCAGGTCATCGCCGTCCTCAGGTTCGATATCGCCGCGGACAGACTCAGGATAGAGCTGAGACAGCCGGGGGCGGAACTGTTCGCCCCCGTGGCCACGAAGAACGTCGTCACCATATCCGGGGTATCAGGCCATCTCAAGGGGAAAGGGATCGCCGGAGAGAACGTATCCGATGTGCTGGGTCATTTCGCCGACGGCGATCCGATAATCGTCAGGAAGGCACTGAAGGTCGGTCCCGGGGTGGCCATGGCCGACTCGGATTCCATGAGGTCCGCGGAGAAGGCCCTGAGGGTGAGGGACCTGAACGCCCCGTCGGACATGCCTCTCTCCCCCGATGCCGACCGGGATACCTTCGTGAGGGCCAACAGGGACCATCTGAAGGGGTTGGAGGGTACGGCCGTCAGGGAGATCAGGGGTTTCGTCAAGAATGTCAGGCTCCCGGTGACGGTCTCATTCTCCGGAGGCAAGGACTCCCTGGCGGCCTACGGTCTCACGGCCAAGGCGGTCGGCGACCCGGACCTCCTGTTCACCGATACGGGGCTCGAGTTCCCGGAGACCCTGGAGTATGTGAAGGCGTTCGCGGAGAAGAACGGCCTCCGTCTGCATACGGCCGATGCCAAGGACGGATTCTGGAAGAATGTAGATACATTCGGTCCTCCGGCGAAGGATTTCAGATGGTGCTGCAAGGTATGCAAGCTCGGACCCATAACGGACCTCATCGCCCGCGATTTCCCCAAAGGCACCGTCACATGCGAGGGGAACCGCTCGCTGGAGTCCTTCTCGAGGGCCGGGACCGAGCTGGTGACGAGGAATCCGTTCGTCCCCAATCAGACGAATCTCAATCCCGTCCGCGACTGGTGTGCGGCGGAGATATGGGGATACATATGGATGAAAGGCCTGGATTACAACCCCCTGTACGAACGGGACTTCGAAAGGATAGGCTGCTATCTGTGCGCCTCGTGTCTGGCCAGCGAATGGAGGAACACATCGAGGATCCATCCGGAGATGTATTCCGACTGGGAGAGGTATCTCCACGATTATGCGAAGCGCCGCGGCCTCCCTCCTGAATACATAGACATGGGTTTCTGGAGATGGAAGGTCCTGCCTCCGAAGATGAGACAGCTGGCCGAGGGGCTGGAGCTCAGGATGGTCCCAGAAGGCGGGGACGGACTGTCGATGAAGATGCTGAAGGGGGCATCCGTCTGCGTGGCCGGAGGGTATTCGATGGAGGCCGTGGCCACGGTCCCCCGGAACAGGGACTTCTCCTATGTGGAGGATTCCCTGAGGACGGTCGGGGAGGTGAAGTACTCCCCCGAATTTGAGATCGCTCTGGTGAGGACGAAGTACGGGCGTGCCCGGTTGTTCGGCGGAGGGCAGGTGTCTGTGACGGCGGCCGATGCGCAGAGTGCGGAGAGGATGTTCGAAAAAGCGGTCAAAGCACTCATCCGGGCCGAGCTCTGTACCTCCTGCGGCATATGTGCCAGATCGTGTCCGCACAAGGCCATAAGGATAAAGGGGGGAATGAGGGTGGATCCCGCCTCCTGCACCTCCTGCGGCAAGTGCGAGAAGGCCTGCATGGTCGTCCATTATTACGACAAGATCATGGCCGGGAAGACCGCTCCCGCACCCGAATCATGTCCCTCCCCTCGCAGGGTCGGGAAGGCCCAGCATGTCGGAGGGACGGTCCGGGGGGACAAGGGTCCCCGTAAAGACTCCCGCGGAGGAAGGCCGGGCGGAGGCCGGAAGGGGCGCGGGGATGCACGGTCCGACGGAGGTCGCGGTCCTCGGACGCGCCGCCGTGATTGA
- a CDS encoding site-2 protease family protein, which translates to MRNITPGQQKRFSTREVREIMISVIVLSLAFMVMFCRSGSVKNYFEYYLGNIWVIGMFLIMFVLVMLSFVLHEMGHKFVAQDMGYWSEYRMYPMGLFLSLVMSMFGFLIAAPGAVYISGRNISGKDNGKISIAGPLVNMVLAVIGIAGCLLLNHSAFVVPFYLLMSLNGSLALFNMLPFPPLDGSKILAWDKKIYFVCLAISVLLFASFWLMPTLYWA; encoded by the coding sequence ATGAGGAACATCACCCCGGGCCAACAGAAGAGGTTCAGTACGAGGGAGGTGAGGGAGATCATGATCTCCGTCATCGTCCTGTCGCTGGCGTTCATGGTCATGTTCTGCAGATCCGGGTCTGTAAAGAACTATTTCGAATACTACCTGGGAAACATCTGGGTCATCGGTATGTTCCTGATCATGTTCGTCCTGGTGATGCTCAGTTTCGTCCTCCACGAGATGGGGCACAAGTTCGTCGCACAGGATATGGGGTACTGGTCCGAATACCGCATGTATCCGATGGGACTGTTCCTGTCCCTCGTCATGTCCATGTTCGGCTTCCTGATAGCGGCACCCGGGGCCGTCTACATAAGCGGAAGGAACATCTCCGGGAAGGACAACGGGAAGATCAGCATAGCAGGACCCTTGGTGAACATGGTCTTGGCCGTCATCGGCATAGCGGGATGCCTGCTACTCAACCACAGCGCATTCGTGGTCCCGTTCTACCTGCTCATGTCACTCAACGGATCGCTGGCACTGTTCAACATGCTTCCTTTCCCGCCTCTCGACGGGTCCAAGATACTCGCATGGGACAAGAAGATCTACTTCGTCTGCCTGGCGATCTCGGTACTGCTGTTCGCGAGCTTCTGGCTCATGCCCACGTTGTATTGGGCCTGA
- a CDS encoding FAD-binding oxidoreductase: MALDQKIIEEFERIVGKDNVSTSPAVLYTYGFDASIYHNDPEVVIQPTSTEQVSEIMKIAYANGIPVVPRGAGTGLCGAAVPIEGGICLAMQKMNRILEISVKDLWVDVEAGVVYNDLNAELAKHGFFFPPSPGSAEACQVGGMVATNASGMRAVKYGATRDYVLGLTFVRANGDIVRCGTRTIKDASGYQLARLMCGSEGTLGVITEITFKLTTKPKKSASALIAFNSVVDAGKCISAIIAKPLIPASCELMDSTSIEAVNKARGNPLPDANALIIVEVDGETDEIIQRDLKIVEEVAKEQNATTVTPSLDPKVIAKWNDARKSVLASLSALKPGYSCVSLADDMGVPISKVPEAVERFQAITRKYNVIVAVYGHASDGNLHTKMLLKVGDKDEWDRGIAAVDEIFKASVELGGTVTGEHGVGISKALNFQEERKTELDCILAIKQAMDPKNILNPGKAAQWRGSPLRNLRYPCKEYM, from the coding sequence ATGGCATTGGACCAGAAGATCATTGAAGAGTTCGAGAGGATCGTCGGAAAGGACAACGTCTCGACCAGCCCCGCCGTGCTGTACACCTACGGTTTCGATGCTTCCATATATCACAACGATCCCGAGGTCGTCATCCAGCCGACCTCCACCGAGCAGGTCTCCGAGATCATGAAGATCGCCTATGCCAACGGCATCCCGGTGGTCCCCAGGGGGGCCGGTACGGGGCTTTGCGGCGCGGCCGTCCCGATAGAGGGGGGCATATGTCTCGCCATGCAGAAGATGAACAGGATCCTCGAGATCAGCGTCAAGGACCTGTGGGTGGATGTGGAGGCAGGTGTCGTCTACAACGACCTCAATGCCGAGCTCGCGAAGCACGGGTTCTTCTTCCCGCCCTCCCCCGGTTCCGCGGAAGCGTGTCAGGTCGGCGGCATGGTCGCCACCAACGCCTCCGGTATGAGGGCCGTCAAGTACGGGGCCACCAGGGACTATGTCCTCGGTCTCACCTTCGTCAGGGCCAACGGAGACATCGTCCGCTGCGGGACCAGGACCATCAAGGATGCGTCGGGGTACCAGCTGGCACGTCTCATGTGCGGGTCCGAGGGGACGCTGGGGGTCATCACCGAGATCACCTTCAAGCTGACCACCAAGCCCAAGAAGTCCGCATCCGCCCTCATCGCCTTCAACTCGGTCGTCGATGCCGGGAAGTGCATCTCCGCCATCATCGCCAAGCCTCTGATCCCCGCATCATGCGAGCTCATGGACAGCACATCCATCGAGGCGGTCAACAAGGCCAGGGGCAACCCCCTGCCGGATGCCAACGCCCTCATCATCGTGGAGGTCGACGGCGAGACCGACGAGATAATCCAGAGGGACCTCAAGATCGTCGAGGAGGTCGCCAAGGAGCAGAACGCCACCACCGTCACCCCCTCCCTCGATCCCAAGGTCATCGCCAAGTGGAACGATGCGAGGAAGTCGGTCCTCGCATCCCTGTCGGCCCTCAAGCCCGGATACTCGTGCGTATCCCTCGCGGACGACATGGGTGTGCCGATATCCAAGGTCCCCGAGGCCGTGGAAAGGTTCCAGGCGATCACCAGGAAGTACAACGTCATCGTCGCGGTCTACGGCCACGCATCCGATGGCAACCTGCATACCAAGATGCTGCTGAAGGTCGGAGACAAGGACGAGTGGGACAGAGGCATAGCCGCCGTCGACGAGATCTTCAAGGCGTCCGTGGAACTGGGCGGGACCGTCACCGGAGAGCACGGGGTCGGCATATCCAAGGCACTCAACTTCCAGGAGGAGAGGAAGACCGAGCTCGACTGCATCCTTGCGATCAAGCAGGCCATGGATCCCAAGAACATCCTGAATCCCGGGAAGGCCGCCCAGTGGCGCGGATCCCCCCTCAGGAACCTAAGGTACCCCTGCAAGGAGTACATGTGA
- a CDS encoding DUF308 domain-containing protein, with the protein MSEGMLKLNPWKGTLISGILMLVIGILIAWLQQDSLKIILIVSGVLCILMGVFHIYEAWKVTLTAAGAAPGIIYVVIGIVLALVPGLVSDVLMAVLAAALIVIGATSLINIGRNFTGNALSHALDIVIAIIMLALGVLALLNLDDTADVVMIVIGALIAFTGIMRMYDAYILKKLDI; encoded by the coding sequence ATGTCTGAAGGAATGCTCAAACTGAATCCATGGAAGGGGACCCTGATCTCCGGGATCCTCATGCTCGTGATCGGGATCCTGATCGCATGGCTGCAGCAGGATTCCCTGAAGATCATCCTGATCGTATCGGGAGTTCTGTGCATACTGATGGGGGTATTCCACATCTACGAGGCGTGGAAGGTCACCCTCACCGCGGCCGGCGCCGCCCCCGGCATAATCTATGTGGTGATCGGGATCGTGCTGGCACTTGTTCCGGGACTCGTATCCGACGTGCTCATGGCCGTCCTCGCGGCCGCCCTGATCGTGATCGGTGCGACGTCCCTGATAAACATAGGGAGGAACTTCACAGGGAACGCCCTCTCCCATGCGCTGGATATCGTCATCGCCATAATCATGCTCGCCCTCGGAGTGCTCGCACTCCTCAATCTGGACGACACGGCAGATGTCGTGATGATAGTCATCGGGGCCCTGATAGCCTTCACCGGGATCATGAGGATGTACGACGCATACATCCTCAAGAAACTGGACATCTGA
- a CDS encoding adenylate kinase has translation MKSMIVLLGPPGAGKGTQGEKLETELGYVRLSTGDMLREAVRNGTELGKKAKTYMDAGGLVPNEVIINLMKEKIQSLGKVPGIIFDGFPRTVEQAEALDSELNIDLALNFDVADEVLVSRLTQRRSCPNPSCNAVYHLTNNPPKKEGVCDKCGSELYQRDDDKEETVKKRLDTYHKNTEPLIGYYEKAGKLVTICGIGDIDGIFSKVKEALQ, from the coding sequence ATGAAATCGATGATCGTCCTTCTTGGACCTCCGGGAGCTGGAAAAGGAACTCAGGGAGAGAAGCTCGAGACCGAGCTCGGATACGTCAGACTGTCCACCGGCGACATGCTGAGGGAGGCCGTCAGGAACGGCACCGAACTGGGAAAGAAAGCGAAGACCTACATGGATGCGGGCGGACTCGTGCCCAACGAGGTCATCATCAACCTCATGAAGGAGAAGATCCAGAGCCTCGGAAAAGTCCCCGGCATCATCTTCGACGGATTCCCCAGGACCGTGGAGCAGGCCGAGGCCCTCGACAGCGAACTCAACATCGACCTCGCACTGAACTTCGATGTGGCAGACGAGGTCCTCGTCAGCAGGCTCACCCAGAGGCGCTCCTGCCCCAACCCCTCCTGCAACGCGGTATATCACCTGACCAACAACCCCCCGAAGAAAGAGGGCGTATGCGACAAATGCGGATCCGAACTCTACCAGAGGGACGACGACAAGGAGGAGACCGTCAAGAAGAGGCTCGACACCTATCACAAGAACACCGAGCCCCTTATCGGATACTATGAGAAGGCCGGGAAACTGGTCACCATCTGCGGTATCGGCGATATCGACGGCATATTCTCCAAAGTGAAGGAAGCACTTCAGTGA
- the crcB gene encoding fluoride efflux transporter CrcB gives MEIGLMESVLLVAAGGAIGATLRFLVGHYVDSSQFPWATLAVNLIGAFLLALITFWYTGIPQELKLLLFTGLFGAFTTMSTFTLETVTLFYDGRFGSALLNFCANAGLCILGAVAGRYAGLALS, from the coding sequence ATGGAGATAGGTCTGATGGAATCCGTCCTTCTTGTAGCAGCCGGCGGAGCCATCGGCGCGACCCTGAGGTTTTTGGTAGGGCATTACGTGGATTCCAGCCAGTTCCCGTGGGCCACACTCGCCGTCAACCTGATCGGCGCCTTCCTTCTGGCACTTATAACATTCTGGTACACCGGCATACCGCAGGAACTCAAACTCCTCCTGTTCACCGGCCTCTTCGGAGCCTTCACGACGATGTCCACCTTCACTTTGGAGACCGTCACGCTGTTCTACGACGGACGTTTCGGTTCGGCGCTTCTGAACTTCTGCGCCAACGCCGGCCTGTGCATATTGGGAGCGGTGGCCGGCAGATACGCCGGCCTCGCACTCTCCTGA